The nucleotide window GTTACTATCTTAATCCTGATGAATCATTTACCAAGGATCTCCTGCAAAGCATTCTAATTAACAGGAATCGTTATGGTTATGATGCTTGTCCTTGTCGCTTAGCATCTGGTGCTAAAGAGGAAGATCTTGATATTATATGTCCATGCGACTATCGTGATCCTGACTTGAACGAATTTGGGGCATGTTACTGTGCTTTGTACGTTACCAGCGAAGTCTTTAATGGTCAAAAAAAACTAACATCCATACCTGAAAGGAGACCTGGGCCCGATCAACAGTTTAAAGTTGATGAAATTTCCAAGAAAAAAGTATTAACTAGTGTTTCTCTGCCAGTGTGGAGATGCAGAGTTTGCGGATATTTATGTGCTAGAGAAGAGCCCCCTGAAATTTGTCCTATCTGTAAAGTTGGAAAAGAAAGGTTTGAACGATTTTTATAGGTATTTTTTAGGATATTATAAATTAATATTATTGATTTTTTCTTTTATAAAACATTTATAAAGGTTTTTTTTTAAAATCATATTCCCATCAACAATTATTGAAATTCACATATAATCATAAAAAAGGGAAATATTTATAATCAACAACAATCAAAATTTAAATTAGTTAAATAAAATTATTACTATAATGTAAATGTAATAATTATGTAAAAAATATTCGGCTACTATAGATTGAATAGGTGGGAGTCAAATGGACTATATGTTTGAATTGTATGAGCAAGTAAAGGATGATATGAAATTTTTCATAGCCT belongs to Methanobacterium sp. and includes:
- a CDS encoding ferredoxin:glutaredoxin reductase; the protein is MSTVDISKKEVNRFYMEIKNHAESAGYYLNPDESFTKDLLQSILINRNRYGYDACPCRLASGAKEEDLDIICPCDYRDPDLNEFGACYCALYVTSEVFNGQKKLTSIPERRPGPDQQFKVDEISKKKVLTSVSLPVWRCRVCGYLCAREEPPEICPICKVGKERFERFL